A single genomic interval of Cucumis sativus cultivar 9930 chromosome 5, Cucumber_9930_V3, whole genome shotgun sequence harbors:
- the LOC101203398 gene encoding probable receptor-like protein kinase At2g39360, with protein MRASNANFLIWILCALCLSSSLLSEFTPDDNFLIDCGSSSNNTVGDRLFLSDDNPNGKSLSSTSKVSTSSELDMFSSLFQTAKVFETTFQYNFKIKKQGRHWIRLYFDPFVSGNFNLSLAKFSVSAQNITLLKEFQIESGSIIKEYSLNLTSSNLVLTFTPIVNSFAFINALEVVSVPNELIPLTVTSVEKVENSLGNRALETVARVNMGNRTMLPDDDTLSRLWVADGPYLMHNNQVVVGKFVSNLTKVNMTGGLEIKAPRFVYGTATQLGVDGDTFVNVNVSWSFDVDPGYEYLIRYHFCDIIDHSFGPMVFNVYVNSWKVVHLDLDNVTSNIRGAPYVLDTIASPIDSSKFKISVGPTNFHDFSTAILNGLEIMKISDSRRSLDEPPFGLDSKKGSNVKVGLIAGLVAGLVVLAILATLVIVLCRRRRRSALVRHLKEEENLGVNGRESNYTIGSVAFSNSKFGYRYSLAAIQEATDNFSESLAIGVGGFGKVYKGMLRDNTEVAVKRGTSKSMQGLAEFQTEIEMLSQFRHRHLVSLIGYCDEQNEMIIIYEYMEKGTLKDHLYGSELPSLSWKQRLDICIGSARGLHYLHTGSTKAIIHRDVKTANILLDQNYMAKVADFGLSKIGPEFDKTHVSTAVKGSFGYLDPEYLTMQQLTEKSDVYSFGVVMFEVLCGRPVIDPSLPREKVNLIEWVMRRKDKDQLEAIVDARIVEQIKLESLKKYVETAEKCLAECGMDRPTMGNVLWNLECALQLQGDEKSRHGKESSSQADLSNHWEASVSTTQFSTGSAVDIASMSMSKVFAQMVREDMR; from the coding sequence ATGAGAGCTTCAAATGCCAATTTTCTCATCTGGATTCTTTGTGCTTTATGTTTATCATCATCTCTCTTATCAGAATTCACTCCTGATGATAATTTTCTGATTGATTGTGGATCATCCTCCAATAATACAGTGGGAGATCGTTTATTTCTATCTGATGACAACCCGAATGGGAAATCTCTTTCCTCTACAAGTAAAGTATCTACTTCATCTGAATTAGACATGTTCTCATCTCTATTTCAGACTGCAAAAGTATTTGAAACAACTTTTCAATACaacttcaaaataaagaaacaggGTAGGCATTGGATCCGCCTCTACTTTGACCCCTTTGTTTCTGGGAACTTTAACTTGAGTTTAGCTAAATTCTCAGTTTCTGCTCAAAATATCACACTGCTCAAAGAGTTTCAAATCGAAAGCGGCTCAATAATCAAGGAATATTCTCTGAATCTCACCTCCAGTAATCTTGTTCTTACATTTACTCCCATAGTGAATTCATTTGCCTTCATCAATGCCTTGGAAGTTGTTTCTGTTCCAAATGAACTGATTCCCTTGACTGTCACCAGTGTTGAGAAGGTTGAAAATAGTTTGGGGAACAGGGCACTGGAGACAGTTGCTAGAGTGAACATGGGCAATCGAACCATGCTTCCGGATGATGATACTCTCTCGCGTCTTTGGGTTGCAGATGGTCCATATTTGATGCATAATAATCAGGTTGTCGTTGGAAAGTTTGTGTCAAATCTCACAAAAGTGAATATGACAGGCGGTTTGGAAATTAAGGCTCCTCGTTTTGTGTATGGAACGGCAACACAGTTAGGAGTTGATGGGGATACTTTTGTTAATGTCAATGTATCCTGGTCATTCGACGTTGATCCAGGATATGAATATCTGATTCGTTATCATTTCTGTGATATTATTGATCATTCTTTTGGACCAATGGTCTTCAATGTTTATGTTAACTCATGGAAGGTAGTTCATCTTGATCTTGATAATGTCACTTCAAACATCCGAGGTGCACCCTATGTCCTGGACACCATAGCCAGTCCAATCGACAGCTCTAAGTTCAAAATAAGTGTTGGTCCTACCAATTTTCATGATTTCTCGACCGCCATTCTTAACGGGCTcgagattatgaaaataagTGATTCTCGGAGGAGCCTCGATGAACCCCCCTTTGGTTTAGACTCAAAGAAAGGTTCCAATGTAAAAGTTGGTCTTATAGCTGGCTTAGTTGCTGGACTGGTTGTCCTTGCTATTTTGGCCACTCTTGTTATTGTACTGtgcagaagaagaaggagatcAGCACTTGTCCGTCActtgaaggaagaggaaaatttGGGTGTGAATGGTAGAGAAAGCAATTATACCATTGGCTCCGTTGCCTTTTCGAACTCAAAGTTCGGTTATCGATATTCTCTTGCAGCTATTCAGGAAGCTACAGATAATTTTAGTGAAAGTTTAGCCATTGGAGTTGGCGGGTTTGGGAAAGTTTACAAGGGAATGTTGAGGGACAACACAGAAGTGGCAGTGAAAAGAGGAACTTCTAAATCCATGCAGGGTCTTGCAGAGTTTCAAACCGAAATTGAGATGTTATCCCAATTTCGCCACCGTCATTTAGTTTCTCTGATCGGGTACTGTGATGAGCAAAACGAgatgattataatttatgagTACATGGAAAAAGGGACCCTCAAGGACCATTTGTATGGATCAGAACTTCCAAGTTTAAGCTGGAAACAAAGGCTTGATATTTGCATTGGCTCAGCTAGAGGACTTCACTATCTTCACACTGGCTCCACAAAGGCAATCATACACAGAGATGTCAAAACTGCAAACATTCTTCTTGATCAAAACTACATGGCCAAGGTTGCAGACTTTGGACTCTCGAAGATTGGCCCTGAATTTGACAAGACTCACGTCAGTACAGCAGTGAAAGGAAGCTTTGGCTATCTCGATCCTGAGTATTTAACGATGCAGCAACTGACCGAGAAATCAGATGTGTACTCTTTTGGGGTAGTTATGTTTGAAGTGCTTTGTGGTAGGCCTGTCATTGATCCATCTCTGCCAAGGGAAAAGGTGAATTTAATTGAATGGGTAATGAGAAGGAAGGACAAAGATCAATTGGAGGCGATTGTAGATGCTCGCATTGTCGAACAAATCAAGCTAGaatcattgaaaaaatatgttgaaaCAGCCGAGAAATGCTTGGCAGAATGCGGCATGGATCGTCCAACAATGGGAAACGTTCTGTGGAATCTGGAGTGTGCACTCCAACTCCAAGGGGATGAAAAATCCCGACATGGAAAGGAATCATCCTCACAAGCTGATCTTTCCAACCATTGGGAGGCGAGCGTATCAACGACTCAATTCAGCACAGGAAGCGCTGTCGATATCGCAAGTATGTCGATGAGTAAGGTATTTGCTCAAATGGTGAGGGAAGATATGAGATAG